A stretch of the Teretinema zuelzerae genome encodes the following:
- a CDS encoding OmpH family outer membrane protein, which yields MSDKKIIIGLLIALFSASLFSQQITRFGVVDTSRIYTAFYRDSRNVRDYEAKKEQYQGEIKRMSEEVKNLRQKKVDAETVGDNALSARLSSEIDSKTSVLLEYSKVKNAELDALKKRLVSDDDFYSMLYDEIKKISEADGYSMVLSLQEGNSILWYSPTVDITEKVIRSLTGRR from the coding sequence ATGTCTGATAAGAAAATAATCATCGGTTTGCTGATAGCGCTTTTTTCGGCTTCTCTTTTTTCCCAGCAGATCACCCGCTTCGGCGTGGTAGATACGTCCCGAATTTACACAGCCTTTTACCGGGATTCCCGGAATGTACGGGATTATGAAGCGAAAAAAGAACAGTATCAGGGCGAGATTAAACGCATGTCAGAAGAGGTGAAAAATCTCAGACAGAAAAAGGTGGATGCCGAAACTGTGGGAGACAACGCCCTTTCCGCGCGCTTAAGTTCGGAAATCGACTCGAAAACCTCAGTTCTTCTTGAATACTCCAAGGTGAAAAACGCGGAACTTGATGCTTTGAAAAAACGCCTTGTTTCCGACGACGATTTTTATTCCATGTTGTACGATGAAATCAAAAAGATCTCCGAAGCAGACGGATACAGCATGGTTTTAAGCCTCCAGGAAGGAAATTCAATTCTCTGGTACAGCCCCACCGTCGACATTACCGAGAAAGTAATCCGCAGTTTGACGGGCCGCAGGTAA
- the mutS gene encoding DNA mismatch repair protein MutS yields the protein MSEQTPMMAQYLRIKEDHRDAVLFFRLGDFYEMFHQDAIEVSRLLNLTLTQRAGNPMCGIPYHASRVYIARLLRAGKKIAICEQLTIPGPGKGIAERKVVEIITPGTAVEEEYLEQNVNNYLASFYVSPDGVCAYSYIDVTTGEFAGTVFSGPDSPERFRKELGRIQPREILVPQSLGDSYPILAEALADQSSMLINRYPEWSYNLQSAYKRLCGAFRTASLQSFGLTEASPLVASAALVIEYLNQTAGAALSHVSGITVYGETDFLSIDDSTRKNLELVQNLRDGSSSYTLYEVLNQTRTAMGARLLRAWIHHPLTDRSAIEERNSLVDYLYRSQRLLARLRDHLSTVLDIERLAARVSMERAHGKDLVALKQSLEAFLKIQQIFSSDAPASFRMEAAVADSILQLKELLSSSLKEDCSILLTEGNLIKDGWSPRLDELRALRDNSQAVLDAYVAEERDNTGIQNLKIRYNRLIGYYLEVSKGNLHAVPSHFIRRRSLSNGERFTTDRLVELETELNGVHANITELEQQLFLEIRARVGADLETLSYAAKRISRLDALQSFAHAATLYAWTKPAFSDSGVMDIRGGRHPVVELHLPSGSFVPNGITLDSAAESDAPSFALITGPNMAGKSTFLRQTALITLMAQLGSFVPAESVVLTPVDRIFCRVGASDNLARGESTFLVEMTETAHILRTATKSSLVIMDEVGRGTSTEDGLAIARSVTEYLLHSIGAKTLFATHYHELSHLQFPRLAHFCLDVLESEGTVVFLKKLRSGASANSYGIHVARLAGIPDQVLEAAKKYVKLRENDFPEASALSSVPDAAIEAKSKPISFGPSLFPEEELILNELLSISIESLTPLQALTYLDGWKRKLSGS from the coding sequence ATGTCTGAACAAACGCCCATGATGGCCCAGTATCTTCGCATCAAAGAAGATCATCGCGATGCGGTGCTCTTCTTCAGGCTGGGAGATTTTTATGAAATGTTTCATCAGGACGCAATCGAAGTCAGCCGTTTACTAAATCTCACTCTCACCCAGCGAGCGGGAAATCCTATGTGCGGGATTCCGTATCACGCTTCCCGCGTGTATATTGCGCGTCTTCTCAGAGCCGGGAAAAAAATTGCGATCTGCGAGCAATTGACGATTCCCGGTCCGGGCAAAGGCATCGCCGAACGGAAAGTCGTTGAAATAATCACGCCCGGAACCGCTGTCGAAGAAGAATATCTTGAACAGAACGTCAATAACTATCTTGCCTCGTTTTATGTTTCTCCCGACGGCGTGTGCGCTTATTCATATATAGACGTTACAACCGGAGAGTTCGCGGGAACGGTTTTTTCCGGCCCCGATTCTCCTGAACGATTCAGAAAGGAGCTGGGCCGGATTCAGCCCAGGGAGATTCTGGTGCCTCAATCTCTTGGAGACTCTTATCCGATATTGGCGGAAGCTCTCGCAGACCAGTCTTCGATGTTGATTAACCGCTATCCCGAGTGGAGCTACAACCTGCAGTCCGCTTACAAGCGCTTATGCGGCGCTTTTAGAACTGCCAGCCTTCAGTCTTTCGGATTAACCGAAGCGTCTCCGCTTGTAGCCTCGGCCGCTCTGGTCATCGAGTATCTCAATCAAACCGCCGGAGCCGCCTTGTCCCATGTTTCAGGAATCACCGTATACGGCGAAACGGATTTTCTTTCCATCGACGATTCGACGCGTAAAAATCTCGAGCTCGTACAGAATCTTCGCGACGGATCATCGAGCTATACCTTGTACGAAGTTCTCAATCAAACCCGTACAGCAATGGGCGCCCGCTTGCTGCGCGCCTGGATCCATCATCCGCTTACCGATCGCTCCGCGATAGAAGAACGCAATAGTCTTGTCGACTATCTGTATCGCTCTCAGCGCCTTCTTGCCCGGCTGAGGGATCATCTTTCAACGGTATTGGACATCGAACGACTGGCCGCGCGTGTATCCATGGAGCGCGCTCATGGAAAAGACCTGGTCGCCCTGAAACAATCACTTGAAGCTTTTTTGAAGATACAACAGATATTCTCCTCCGACGCTCCTGCTTCTTTCAGGATGGAAGCTGCCGTAGCAGACAGCATTCTTCAATTAAAAGAGCTTCTGTCCTCAAGCCTGAAGGAAGATTGCTCGATTCTTTTGACCGAAGGGAATCTCATTAAGGACGGCTGGTCTCCCCGTTTGGACGAACTCAGGGCTTTGCGCGACAATTCTCAAGCTGTATTGGATGCCTATGTCGCGGAAGAACGCGATAACACCGGAATCCAGAATCTGAAAATTCGCTATAACCGCCTGATCGGTTATTATCTTGAAGTTTCAAAAGGCAACCTTCACGCTGTTCCTTCTCATTTCATCCGCCGCAGGTCGCTCTCCAACGGCGAACGCTTTACGACCGACCGGCTTGTTGAACTCGAAACCGAACTGAACGGAGTTCATGCGAATATAACCGAATTAGAGCAACAGCTTTTTCTGGAAATTCGAGCTCGAGTCGGGGCAGATCTTGAAACTTTATCCTATGCCGCTAAACGCATTTCCCGCCTCGACGCGCTTCAGTCGTTCGCCCATGCCGCTACGCTGTATGCTTGGACAAAACCGGCGTTCTCTGATTCAGGGGTTATGGATATACGCGGAGGACGGCATCCCGTAGTCGAGCTTCATCTGCCCTCGGGAAGCTTCGTGCCGAACGGGATAACCCTTGATTCGGCGGCAGAATCCGATGCTCCTTCGTTCGCGTTGATCACCGGTCCGAATATGGCCGGAAAAAGCACCTTTCTTCGTCAAACCGCCCTGATAACCCTCATGGCTCAGCTCGGTTCATTCGTTCCGGCGGAGTCCGTCGTGTTAACTCCTGTGGATCGCATTTTTTGCAGGGTGGGAGCTTCTGATAATCTGGCGCGCGGCGAATCGACCTTCTTGGTGGAGATGACGGAAACCGCGCATATCCTTCGCACCGCGACCAAATCAAGCTTAGTGATAATGGACGAGGTAGGGCGGGGCACCTCCACTGAAGACGGTCTTGCGATTGCCCGATCGGTAACTGAATATCTTTTGCATTCGATCGGAGCTAAAACGCTCTTCGCCACCCATTATCACGAACTCTCTCATCTTCAATTCCCGCGGTTGGCTCACTTCTGTCTCGATGTTCTGGAAAGCGAAGGAACCGTTGTATTCTTGAAGAAGTTGCGATCGGGAGCCTCGGCGAACTCCTACGGAATTCATGTCGCCCGTCTGGCAGGGATCCCCGATCAAGTTCTCGAAGCCGCGAAAAAATACGTCAAGCTTCGCGAAAACGATTTTCCTGAAGCTTCCGCGTTATCTTCCGTTCCCGATGCAGCCATAGAGGCGAAATCCAAGCCGATTTCCTTCGGCCCCTCGCTTTTTCCGGAAGAAGAGCTCATCTTGAACGAACTATTGTCCATATCGATAGAGTCCCTCACTCCCTTGCAGGCCCTTACATACCTCGACGGATGGAAACGGAAGCTTTCCGGCTCATAA
- the bamA gene encoding outer membrane protein assembly factor BamA, producing the protein MRTKLVALLLLVFCLGAVNAQTSDDWYQDKPIRAVTFNGLKHIARSELDGVFSSYLGKPFTDELYWEILQKMYALEYFETIDPIAVPGDPDKKTVNLQFTVAELPVISRIEFKGNRKLRQGELLEKIALKEGDIYNELKARMDERSVRDYYLEKGYAGVKIVSEAVPSEDSSLVFRFTITEGKQTVISAVNFEGNRVMAAKNLRGVMTLKEAKLLTPGTFREMDLEADKLAIRRYYTERGYIDAKIETVIREVDADSSEDKNLLKLTFVINEGDQYTYGGTTISGNTIFTTDQLLSKIRLNEGDVMNQNRFDEGFQAVADVYFENGYTSNYINRQELRNTEQKRVSWVITVVESQRSHIEHIIIKGNTKTKLRVIERELLLEDGDIFSKSKLMDSLRNLHNLRYFSVVAPDLVQGSEENLVDIVINLEEQSTASVQFGVTFSGVTDADTFPLSAFVQWEDKNFMGNGQTFSTNITASPDTQSVALGYSENWFLGSPLTVSFNLSLSHKKLYAYRDEVFPLFDNEDDDDYVADPYNSLSDYESASSIDDSYRMQYEQWSYSLGSSTGYRWNPRLASVTLKGGVTFSVLRNMYDSTLYRPADRSIREHHGSWGWENSVWTRLSLDRRDIYYDPTTGWFASQQFTVNGILPEIESDYYFQFDTKAEGYLKLLDYPVTESFNLKFILAAYSSISVQVPFTDLSVSDSNKLYPDGMFTGYGWTTLYSYLKGNVMLDHRLEFRVPFVPGVIAGDWFLEGIAVKESVSDLSNLSLNDYYGSFGPSIRFSIPQFPLRLMLANTFRIQDGEFEWGNKVGPDWKFVLSFNISNL; encoded by the coding sequence ATGCGCACTAAATTGGTTGCCCTGCTTTTGCTGGTATTTTGTCTCGGAGCAGTAAACGCTCAAACTTCCGACGACTGGTATCAGGACAAGCCGATCCGGGCTGTAACCTTCAACGGATTAAAACACATCGCCCGTTCTGAACTGGACGGGGTTTTTTCATCTTATCTCGGAAAACCGTTTACCGATGAGCTTTACTGGGAAATCCTCCAGAAAATGTACGCTCTTGAGTATTTTGAAACCATAGATCCGATCGCCGTTCCAGGTGATCCCGACAAGAAAACCGTTAATCTTCAGTTCACCGTTGCCGAACTTCCCGTCATCTCCCGCATCGAGTTCAAGGGAAACAGAAAACTCAGACAGGGCGAGTTGCTGGAAAAAATCGCCTTAAAAGAAGGCGACATTTATAACGAGCTTAAAGCCCGCATGGACGAACGTTCCGTTCGGGATTATTATCTGGAAAAAGGCTATGCCGGAGTAAAAATCGTCTCCGAAGCCGTTCCCTCAGAGGATTCATCGCTGGTTTTCCGTTTTACCATAACCGAAGGGAAGCAAACCGTCATTTCCGCAGTTAATTTTGAAGGAAACAGGGTAATGGCCGCAAAAAACCTTCGGGGAGTAATGACCCTTAAGGAAGCGAAGCTTCTTACTCCCGGAACCTTCAGGGAGATGGATCTTGAAGCCGATAAGCTCGCGATCCGCCGCTATTACACCGAACGCGGCTATATCGACGCGAAAATCGAAACCGTCATACGGGAAGTAGACGCTGATTCCTCGGAGGATAAAAACCTGCTCAAACTCACCTTTGTAATAAACGAAGGGGACCAGTATACCTACGGCGGGACAACTATTTCCGGCAATACTATTTTCACGACCGACCAGCTTTTATCGAAAATCCGCCTCAACGAAGGCGATGTCATGAACCAGAACAGGTTCGACGAGGGTTTTCAGGCCGTTGCGGACGTCTATTTTGAAAACGGATATACATCGAACTACATCAATCGTCAGGAATTGCGTAACACCGAGCAGAAACGTGTTTCATGGGTGATAACCGTCGTGGAAAGCCAGCGTTCCCACATTGAGCACATCATTATCAAAGGAAATACTAAAACAAAGCTGAGGGTTATCGAGCGGGAGCTTTTGCTCGAAGACGGGGATATTTTCTCGAAATCCAAGTTGATGGACAGTCTGAGAAATCTCCACAATCTCCGGTACTTCTCCGTAGTCGCCCCCGATCTTGTCCAGGGTTCCGAAGAGAATCTCGTCGATATCGTAATCAATCTCGAGGAACAGTCGACCGCTTCCGTACAGTTCGGCGTCACCTTTTCAGGCGTTACCGACGCGGATACGTTCCCGCTTTCCGCCTTTGTGCAGTGGGAAGATAAAAACTTCATGGGCAACGGACAAACCTTCTCGACCAATATAACCGCATCTCCCGACACGCAGAGCGTCGCCCTGGGATATTCGGAAAACTGGTTTCTCGGAAGCCCTCTTACGGTAAGCTTTAATCTGTCCCTGTCCCACAAGAAACTGTACGCCTACCGCGACGAAGTGTTCCCTCTTTTCGACAACGAGGACGACGACGACTACGTCGCGGATCCGTACAATTCCCTCTCCGACTACGAGTCTGCGTCGAGCATCGACGATTCGTACCGAATGCAATACGAGCAATGGAGCTACAGCCTCGGCTCGTCGACAGGCTATCGGTGGAATCCCCGCCTTGCGAGCGTAACGCTGAAAGGCGGCGTAACCTTCTCCGTTCTCCGCAACATGTACGATTCGACCCTCTACCGGCCAGCCGATAGAAGCATTCGCGAACATCACGGCAGCTGGGGCTGGGAAAACTCGGTCTGGACCCGCCTTTCTCTCGATAGACGCGATATTTATTACGATCCCACGACCGGATGGTTCGCGAGCCAACAGTTTACGGTAAACGGCATACTTCCGGAAATCGAATCAGATTATTATTTCCAGTTCGACACCAAGGCAGAAGGCTATCTGAAGCTTCTGGATTATCCGGTCACCGAATCCTTCAATCTCAAATTTATTCTGGCCGCCTACTCGTCTATTTCAGTACAGGTGCCGTTCACGGATCTTTCGGTAAGCGATTCCAACAAGCTGTATCCCGACGGTATGTTTACCGGATACGGATGGACAACCCTCTATTCCTATCTGAAAGGCAACGTAATGCTCGATCATCGGCTCGAGTTCCGCGTTCCCTTCGTTCCCGGCGTTATCGCGGGCGATTGGTTCCTCGAGGGTATCGCCGTGAAGGAAAGCGTGTCTGATTTGTCAAACCTGAGTTTGAACGATTATTACGGCAGCTTCGGACCGAGCATCCGTTTTTCGATTCCGCAGTTTCCTCTGCGCCTTATGCTGGCGAACACCTTCAGAATCCAGGACGGAGAATTCGAGTGGGGCAACAAGGTCGGTCCTGATTGGAAGTTCGTGTTGTCCTTTAATATTTCTAATCTATAA
- the rimP gene encoding ribosome maturation factor RimP codes for MEYISPEKVPYFMDCEPLVKGFGFNIVELTAFKRQSTWHIRMVIAGPEGVGIADCTRVHRALLPRLEALLSSQDMYVEVMSPGLDRIIKNGFEFTVFTGKLVKVWNTDISDWMHGTISSCDSKALRLSTPSGDIEIPFDKIAKAKLVSPA; via the coding sequence GTGGAATACATCTCGCCGGAGAAAGTTCCGTATTTTATGGATTGCGAACCCCTGGTCAAGGGTTTCGGATTCAACATAGTTGAATTGACCGCCTTTAAAAGGCAGTCTACATGGCATATTCGAATGGTAATCGCCGGACCTGAGGGCGTGGGAATCGCTGATTGCACCCGCGTGCATCGCGCGCTTCTTCCCCGTCTGGAAGCTCTGCTGTCCTCCCAGGATATGTACGTTGAGGTAATGTCCCCCGGTTTGGATAGAATCATCAAAAATGGATTTGAGTTTACGGTATTCACCGGAAAACTTGTGAAGGTATGGAATACCGATATCTCTGATTGGATGCACGGGACAATATCGTCCTGTGATTCGAAGGCGTTGCGCCTTTCCACGCCTTCAGGCGATATCGAAATTCCCTTCGATAAAATAGCAAAAGCAAAATTGGTCAGCCCCGCGTAA
- the rbfA gene encoding 30S ribosome-binding factor RbfA, translated as MGEYRLDRLGEQIRDEISRLILGAKIKDPRVSTFLSITRVEVSGDLGYAKVYISSFLEPSETKKGIKGLESAAGFIQGVLGKKLKIRQFPKLTFVFDESIREGFEMVRKIDSLEKSSETGENSPE; from the coding sequence ATGGGAGAATACAGACTTGACCGGTTGGGCGAACAGATCCGGGATGAAATATCCCGCCTGATTCTCGGCGCGAAAATTAAAGATCCCCGGGTTTCAACCTTTCTTTCAATTACAAGGGTTGAAGTATCCGGAGATCTGGGTTACGCAAAAGTGTATATTTCGAGTTTCCTTGAACCGTCGGAAACGAAGAAAGGCATCAAGGGCTTAGAGAGCGCCGCCGGCTTTATTCAGGGCGTGTTAGGGAAAAAGCTTAAAATCAGGCAATTTCCAAAACTGACTTTCGTTTTCGATGAAAGCATTCGGGAAGGTTTCGAAATGGTTCGTAAAATCGATAGCCTGGAGAAATCTTCCGAAACCGGCGAGAATTCGCCTGAGTGA
- the nusA gene encoding transcription termination factor NusA: MSAEMAEAIRQLVQEKGIDEDLVLRMIEDTLKAAYKRKYGTNDNAVVTFNETRTDVSIYSRKTIVDGVYNPVIEIELEEALALDPECELGDELLIEVDPREFDRISVQSAKQTAHQSIRDIQKDSLHSEYKDKVGEIIIGYYQRERNGNIYVDLGKVEGILPKKFQSPRETYRPNDRIKALITEVKKAPSGLQIVLSRTDPDFVRRILELEVPEIYDKTVEIHKIVREPGYRTKVAVFSNRDDVDPVGACVGLKGVRIQAVIRELEGEKIDVLKYDEDPRVFIRNALSPAEVNEVVIMDEAKRSALAVVSEPQFSLAIGKQGLNVRLANRLADWSIDVKTDEQFAEMDITADSRKAANDLFSDEVFVDEESSIADLPGITDEIAALLSQGNILKIGDLLALGEEQLSAISGITEEHITLLGKLMRDSFDIVEEEPEVIETSDSVAESETPVEESPAVEEYECPECGGRITIDMTTCPNCGIGLSFEYEDEE; this comes from the coding sequence ATGTCCGCAGAAATGGCAGAAGCGATCCGCCAACTCGTTCAAGAAAAAGGAATCGACGAAGATTTGGTTCTCAGAATGATTGAGGATACCCTCAAGGCTGCTTATAAACGTAAGTATGGAACCAACGATAATGCTGTAGTCACCTTTAATGAGACTAGAACCGACGTATCGATATATTCCCGCAAGACCATCGTGGATGGCGTATATAATCCGGTCATTGAAATCGAGCTTGAAGAAGCCCTGGCTCTCGATCCAGAGTGCGAGCTCGGAGACGAGCTGTTGATCGAAGTCGACCCCCGCGAATTCGACCGGATTTCCGTGCAATCGGCCAAGCAGACTGCTCATCAATCGATACGCGATATTCAGAAGGACAGCCTTCATTCGGAATATAAGGATAAGGTCGGCGAGATTATCATCGGCTACTATCAGCGCGAAAGAAACGGCAATATTTACGTTGATCTCGGAAAAGTTGAAGGCATACTCCCGAAGAAATTCCAGTCTCCTCGTGAAACCTACCGGCCTAACGACAGAATAAAGGCTTTGATTACCGAGGTGAAAAAAGCTCCCTCGGGACTTCAGATTGTTCTTTCAAGAACCGATCCCGACTTCGTGCGCCGTATATTAGAGCTTGAAGTTCCTGAAATATACGACAAAACGGTGGAGATCCATAAAATCGTCCGCGAACCCGGCTACAGGACTAAGGTGGCGGTGTTTTCGAACCGCGACGACGTCGATCCTGTCGGCGCATGCGTCGGTTTGAAGGGCGTCCGAATTCAAGCTGTCATCAGGGAGCTTGAGGGCGAGAAGATAGATGTATTAAAATACGACGAGGACCCGCGCGTTTTCATCAGGAACGCATTGTCGCCGGCTGAAGTGAATGAAGTCGTTATAATGGATGAAGCGAAACGCTCAGCCTTGGCCGTTGTATCCGAACCGCAGTTTTCTCTGGCGATCGGCAAGCAGGGATTGAATGTCCGTCTTGCAAACCGCCTGGCCGACTGGAGCATCGATGTTAAAACCGATGAACAGTTCGCAGAAATGGATATTACCGCGGATTCACGCAAGGCCGCGAATGATCTGTTCTCCGATGAAGTGTTTGTCGACGAAGAATCTTCTATCGCCGACTTGCCCGGAATTACAGATGAGATTGCTGCTTTGCTGTCTCAGGGCAATATACTTAAAATAGGAGATTTGTTAGCGCTCGGAGAAGAACAACTCTCAGCTATTTCCGGAATTACGGAAGAACACATAACTCTTCTCGGTAAATTGATGAGGGATTCCTTTGATATTGTCGAAGAAGAACCTGAAGTTATCGAGACATCGGATTCTGTCGCCGAAAGCGAAACTCCTGTTGAGGAATCTCCGGCTGTAGAAGAATACGAATGTCCCGAATGCGGCGGACGAATAACGATCGATATGACAACATGTCCTAATTGTGGTATTGGTCTCAGTTTTGAATATGAGGACGAAGAATAG
- the infB gene encoding translation initiation factor IF-2 codes for MAEDLENTQKPKVILNKQRKSDSPADSSDQTEKKKVVVVKKKPAAAAASSQPAPVQEEHVERKKVHVVPVHHPAPETPQASSVSSGDAVQSAPVQEKRKATSIELSPPRPNVKVGNLADRTKPAQRPGGSYPPRGGSPSGPGRDNFSGAQAREGARDSFGYNGQGGAPRSGGYQGGQGGAPRSGGYQGGQGGAPRSGGYQGGQGGAPRPGGYQGGAPRPGGYQGGAPRPGGYQGGAPRPGGYQGGQGRPGGGYQGGQGRPGGSGPAPLPLDSRGGAGATKKGFKGKKATQYSRRNKEDDFEQKLILQKKKALDKANAIPKEIEIMETISVSELARKMNLKASELIGKLMGMGMMVTMNQSIDADTATILASEYDCTVHIVSLYDETVIESESDGSVELLHRPPVVTIMGHVDHGKTKTLDAIRSANVAAGEFGGITQHIGAYTVETGKGKVTFLDTPGHEAFTMMRARGAEITDIVVLVVAADDGVMPQTIEAINHAKDAKVPIIVAVNKIDKPEANPDKVMTQLSERGLIPEAWGGDTIFVPISALQKVGLDTLLDAILLQAEVLELTANYECRAEGKVIESRIDHGRGIVATIIVERGTLRTGDSYVAGVFSGRVRAIFNDRGEKLEEATPSMPVEILGLEGMPNAGDPFQVTETERIARQISSKRQELKRFENSRNIKKVTLDNLYDTINQGEILELKVIIKGDVQGSVEALKQSLEKLSTRDVRLNVIHASAGAINDSDVMLAAADSNAIIIGFNVRPTPQAKLLAEQEKVDIRKYNIIYKAVEEIEQAMEGMLKPDIKEEVIGTVEVRDVIKVPKIGAIAGSYVLQGLIKRSSSVNVIREGIVVHSGKLSSLRRFKDDVKEVASGFECGIGLDNYSDIKVGDQLEVIEYVEVARKLKDSEKLDKSVPSKEKAE; via the coding sequence ATGGCTGAAGATCTCGAGAATACCCAGAAACCGAAGGTAATATTGAACAAACAACGCAAATCTGACTCGCCTGCTGATTCTTCTGATCAGACTGAAAAGAAGAAAGTAGTAGTCGTTAAAAAGAAACCGGCTGCGGCCGCCGCATCTTCTCAACCCGCTCCGGTTCAGGAAGAACACGTCGAACGAAAAAAAGTTCATGTCGTTCCGGTCCATCATCCGGCCCCCGAAACCCCTCAAGCTTCTTCTGTCTCCTCGGGGGATGCCGTCCAGTCGGCACCCGTTCAGGAAAAACGGAAGGCTACTTCCATTGAACTAAGTCCACCCAGGCCTAACGTCAAGGTAGGAAATCTTGCCGATAGAACCAAGCCGGCGCAACGACCCGGCGGTTCATATCCTCCCCGGGGCGGAAGCCCCAGCGGTCCTGGCCGGGATAATTTTTCCGGAGCTCAGGCGCGCGAAGGCGCCCGGGATTCGTTCGGTTATAACGGACAGGGCGGAGCGCCCAGATCCGGCGGATATCAGGGCGGACAGGGCGGAGCGCCCAGATCCGGCGGATACCAGGGCGGACAGGGCGGAGCGCCCAGATCCGGCGGATACCAGGGCGGACAGGGCGGAGCGCCCAGGCCCGGCGGATACCAGGGCGGGGCGCCCAGGCCCGGCGGATATCAGGGCGGAGCGCCCAGGCCCGGCGGATACCAGGGCGGAGCGCCCAGGCCCGGCGGATACCAGGGCGGTCAAGGCCGTCCCGGCGGCGGATACCAGGGCGGCCAAGGCCGTCCCGGCGGTTCAGGACCTGCTCCTCTTCCTCTTGATTCGCGCGGCGGCGCCGGTGCGACCAAAAAGGGATTTAAAGGCAAGAAAGCCACTCAATATTCACGCAGAAATAAAGAAGACGATTTCGAACAGAAATTGATCCTTCAGAAAAAGAAAGCTTTGGATAAAGCTAACGCTATTCCAAAGGAAATTGAAATCATGGAAACCATCTCGGTTTCCGAATTAGCGAGGAAGATGAATCTGAAAGCTTCCGAGCTGATCGGAAAGCTCATGGGTATGGGCATGATGGTTACCATGAACCAGTCCATAGACGCCGACACAGCGACAATACTCGCATCCGAATACGATTGCACGGTTCATATCGTCAGTCTGTACGACGAAACTGTTATTGAGAGCGAATCCGACGGAAGCGTCGAATTATTGCATCGGCCTCCCGTGGTTACCATCATGGGTCACGTAGACCATGGTAAAACGAAAACTCTGGACGCTATCCGCAGCGCGAACGTCGCGGCAGGCGAATTCGGCGGAATTACGCAGCACATCGGTGCGTATACGGTCGAAACCGGAAAGGGCAAGGTTACCTTCCTCGATACGCCGGGACACGAAGCTTTCACCATGATGAGAGCGCGCGGAGCGGAAATCACCGATATCGTCGTACTCGTAGTAGCGGCAGACGACGGCGTGATGCCCCAGACCATCGAAGCGATCAATCATGCGAAGGACGCGAAGGTTCCTATAATCGTTGCCGTCAACAAGATTGATAAGCCGGAGGCGAATCCCGACAAGGTGATGACTCAGCTTTCCGAGCGCGGCCTTATTCCCGAAGCGTGGGGCGGAGACACCATTTTCGTTCCGATAAGCGCTCTTCAGAAAGTCGGACTCGATACACTTCTCGATGCGATTCTTCTGCAGGCGGAAGTTCTCGAACTCACCGCGAATTACGAATGCAGGGCCGAAGGAAAGGTTATCGAATCCCGAATCGACCACGGCCGCGGAATCGTAGCCACGATCATCGTCGAACGCGGAACCCTCCGCACCGGAGATTCCTACGTAGCCGGTGTGTTCTCAGGACGCGTGCGCGCAATTTTCAACGATCGCGGAGAAAAGCTTGAAGAAGCCACTCCGAGCATGCCTGTCGAAATACTCGGACTTGAAGGAATGCCGAACGCCGGCGATCCCTTCCAGGTGACGGAAACAGAACGCATTGCGCGCCAAATATCCTCGAAGCGCCAGGAACTCAAGCGTTTCGAGAATTCGCGGAACATCAAGAAGGTTACGCTGGACAACCTGTACGACACCATCAACCAGGGAGAAATTCTCGAATTGAAGGTGATCATCAAGGGAGACGTTCAGGGATCGGTAGAGGCTCTCAAACAGTCTCTCGAAAAGCTTTCAACCCGCGACGTCCGTTTGAACGTAATTCACGCATCTGCCGGAGCGATCAACGATTCCGACGTAATGCTCGCCGCCGCCGACTCAAACGCGATAATCATCGGTTTCAACGTTCGTCCTACTCCCCAGGCGAAGCTGCTTGCCGAGCAGGAAAAAGTCGATATCAGGAAGTACAATATCATTTACAAAGCCGTCGAAGAAATCGAACAGGCTATGGAAGGCATGCTCAAGCCGGATATCAAGGAAGAGGTCATCGGTACTGTCGAAGTCCGCGACGTCATCAAAGTTCCGAAAATCGGAGCGATCGCCGGTTCCTACGTGCTTCAAGGACTTATCAAGAGAAGTTCTTCCGTCAACGTCATCCGCGAGGGCATCGTTGTTCATTCGGGCAAACTATCCTCGCTTCGCCGTTTCAAGGACGACGTCAAGGAAGTCGCTTCCGGTTTCGAATGCGGTATCGGTCTCGACAACTATTCCGACATCAAAGTCGGCGATCAGCTTGAAGTCATCGAATACGTCGAAGTCGCCCGCAAGCTCAAGGACAGCGAAAAGCTCGACAAGTCCGTACCTTCCAAGGAGAAAGCGGAGTAA